Proteins encoded in a region of the Chelonoidis abingdonii isolate Lonesome George chromosome 2, CheloAbing_2.0, whole genome shotgun sequence genome:
- the LRRC3B gene encoding leucine-rich repeat-containing protein 3B: MHLVDLWLTRSLSMCLLLQSFVLMILCFHSASMCPKGCLCSHSGGLNVSCSNANLKEIPRDLPPETVLLYLDSNQITSIPNEIFKDLHQLRVLNLSKNGIEFIDEHAFKGVAETLQTLDLSDNRIKSVHKNAFNNLKARARIANNPWHCDCTLQQVLRSMASNHETANNVICKTSVLDDHAGRPFLNAANDADLCNLPKKTTDYAMLVTMFGWFTMVISYVVYYVRQNQEDARRHLEYLKSLPSRQKKPEEADDISTVV, encoded by the coding sequence ATGCATTTAGTAGACCTGTGGTTAACTCGTTCCCTCTCCATGTGTCTGCTCTTACAAAGTTTTGTCCTCATGATACTGTGCTTTCATTCTGCCAGTATGTGCCCAAAAGGCTGCCTGTGTTCTCATTCTGGAGGTCTAAATGTCAGTTGTAGCAATGCAAATCTCAAGGAAATACCCAGAGATCTTCCTCCTGAAACAGTCTTACTTTATTTGGACTCCAATCAGATAACATCCATCCCAAATGAAATTTTTAAGGACTTGCATCAACTGAGAGTCCTCAATTTATCCAAAAATGGTATTGAATTTATAGATGAACATGCCTTTAAAGGAGTGGCAGAAACCTTGCAGACTTTGGACTTGTCTGACAACCGGATTAAAAGTGTGCACAAAAATGCTTTCAATAACTTAAAAGCCAGAGCCAGAATTGCAAACAATCCTTGGCACTGTGACTGTACTCTGCAGCAGGTCCTGAGGAGCATGGCATCCAACCATGAAACTGCCAACAATGTCATCTGTAAGACTTCTGTGTTAGATGACCATGCTGGGAGACCATTCCTCAATGCTGCCAATGATGCAGATCTTTGTAACCTTCCTAAAAAGACTACTGATTATGCCATGCTAGTCACCATGTTTGGCTGGTTCACCATGGTGATATCCTATGTAGTTTATTATGTGCGGCAAAATCAAGAGGATGCAAGAAGGCACCTTGAGTACTTGAAATCCCTGCCAAGCAGGCAGAAGAAACCAGAAGAAGCTGATGACATTAGCACTGTGGTATAG